One window of Mixophyes fleayi isolate aMixFle1 chromosome 3, aMixFle1.hap1, whole genome shotgun sequence genomic DNA carries:
- the LOC142142616 gene encoding adhesion G protein-coupled receptor F5-like, translated as MPGNSSTVVTIAYATMKDILPPGKGKEINGLVMSTVFGNLSSKDIKNDFNITMSFTKNSSSQKIPECAWFDLGQKAWNKSGCKTTNDDNLVTCTCDHLTSFSVLMGDIQEQFLDIITYAGVGVSLVCLVITLVIEAIVWRSVIKNKTSYLRHVCLVNIAVTLLVADVWFIIGAALEKYPSSNACQTAAFFSFLFYLSLFFWMLTNGLVLFYRLIYIFHDMSRGRMMMIAFILGYGCPLLICTITVASTAPGRFTSGEFCWLAYIGSMSFLAFVVPALTIVFVNVIILVVVIIKLLRPAIGERPGQEERQVIVVITKTIAVLTPLLGTTWGFGLGVVAHPTSKVLHGIFAALNSFQGLFILISTVWLDQKVRMAVRSSISSYYMNTRRTKEQTTSTLSSPHSKPIRKKALFAKKDAYNLFNAQSSSTGASSDSYSVLT; from the exons ATGCCAGGAAACTCCAGTACAGTAGTCACCATAGCTTATGCCACAATGAAAGATATTTTGCCACCAGGCAAGGGGAAGGAGATAAATGGATTAGTTATGTCAACAGTCTTCGGTAACCTCTCAAGCAAGGacattaaaaatgattttaaCATAACAATGTCATTTACTAAGAATTCTTCATCACAGAAGATACCGGAATGTGCCTGGTTCGACTTGGGCCAGAAAGCCTGGAATAAAAGTGGCTGTAAAACCACAAATGATGACAATTTGGTTACATGCACATGTGACCACTTAACTTCCTTCTCAGTTCTCATGGGAGACATCCAAGAACAATTTCTAGATATAATTACATACGCTGGGGTTGGAGTATCTCTTGTATGCTTGGTTATCACTCTGGTCATCGAGGCTATAGTATGGAGATCTGTTATCAAAAATAAGACATCCTATTTGCGCCATGTTTGTctggtaaatattgcagtaacacTTCTAGTTGCTGATGTTTGGTTTATCATTGGTGCCGCACTGGAGAAGTATCCAAGTTCGAATGCATGCCAAACAGCCGCTTTCTTTAGCTTTTTATTCTACCTGTCATTGTTCTTCTGGATGCTGACAAATGGACTTGTTCTCTTCTACCGTTTAATCTACATCTTCCATGATATGAGTAGGGGAAGAATGATGATGATAGCTTTCATTTTAGGTTATGGGTGCCCACTGTTGATATGCACTATCACCGTGGCCTCAACAGCACCAGGAAGATTTACAAGCGGAGAGTTCTGTTGGCTCGCCTACATTGGTTCCATGTCATTCCTGGCGTTTGTTGTGCCAGCTTTAACTATTGTGTTTGTTAACGTCATCATTTTGGTGGTGGTTATCATCAAATTACTAAGGCCTGCCATTGGAGAAAGACCAGGGCAAGAAGAAAGACAAGTCATAGTTGTAATTACCAAAACGATTGCAGTCCTGACACCACTTCTTGGAACCACCTGGGGATTTGGCCTCGGTGTAGTTGCCCACCCTACAAGTAAGGTCCTACATGGAATATTTGCAGCTCTCAACTCTTTTCAG GGTCTGTTCATTTTGATATCCACAGTGTGGTTGGACCAGAAA GTTAGGATGGCAGTAAGAAGCAGTATATCATCATACTACATGAATACACGAAGGAcaaaggaacag ACAACATCTACACTTTCTTCTCCACACTCAAAGCCAATtagaaaaaaagctttatttgCCAAAAAAG ATGCCTACAATTTATTCAATGCACAAAGTTCGTCCACTGGAGCTTCCTCGGATTCATATTCTGTACTTACATAA